Part of the Camelus dromedarius isolate mCamDro1 chromosome 11, mCamDro1.pat, whole genome shotgun sequence genome is shown below.
CTTCCAACTGCCTCTGGGTTCTCTCTGCCTCATGGCACCTCAGACCTAAAGAGTTCAAAACAGGTTTCTCCTGTCTTGCAAAAGGCATTTCCCTCTACCGTCCCTCCCTCCATCAGCTGCTCATGCCAAAAACCTGGAAACCATCCTAAactcctttctctccacacccaGTTCCCAATCTTACGGATTCTACTTCCCCTGATATCTCTACCTAGAACACTGTCAGTTGCcccactccctccagcccctgcttaATCCCTCGGATCTCAATGTAAACATCCCATCCTTAGgtgtcctcccctcttccccgACTTCACTGGGTGGCTCTCTTGTGGGCTTCCACATCCAGCCATGTTCACCAGCAGATGGGGGTGGACGGGTGTCAGATGCACTAGTTCACTAGATTCCCCGTCCTGGGTGCCCCGGACACGGCGGTGGCCGATGCTACGTTTGCTGCCCCGCACCCACACCCTTCCCACTCTGCTCACCGGCCTCAGCACTCTGTGGACCTCCTGCAGGACCTTCCTTGGGCTCTGCACTGAGCAGAGCACCAAGGTGCAGACCACCACGTCCATGGAGCCATCGGCCAGCTGCTTCATGTCCTCTCCGAAAGCCACCACAAACCGTTCATACTTGAGATGTCTATTCTCGGCCATACTTTTTGTCAGGAACTTCTCAAAGTTGGGGTTCGGGTCCAGGCAGGTGATCCTGCAGCCAGATGGGTAGAACTGGAAGTTGGCACCAGTGCCGCAGCCCAGCTCCAGCAGGGCCACCTTGCCCGAGGCCCCCGCAAGCCCCTTTATCTGGCTGAAGAGCTCTCGCTTCTTGCCCTCCATCTTGCGGTTGGTCTTGGCCGCCAGCACGGCCATCAGGTAGGGGAAATAGCTCTTGCACAGGGGCTCCCAGAAGCCCAGCAGAGCCATGATGTGCAGGGGCAGGGTCAGGAGCAGCACCAGCAGCTGCAGGAGCCGGACCAGGGCGTCCATGGCAGCCCGGCTGGGAGCGGCGCTTCCCTGGTGGCCGGCCTTTCCGCGCTGCCCGGCCGCTGCAGACGCGCGTCTCTTTTTGCCCCGTGGTAGGACTTTGCTCCCTGTCTCCTACTTGGCAGTTTCCTCCTCGCCGGGTGGAGTGGATCTGTGAAATCCCTCCAGAGGGCACAGGTCCCAAGCCCCCACAAGCTCTTCAGCAGATTTTATGGGAGGCGAAGGAACAGGTGGCGCCAGTGTGTCCTGAGTTCGGGGCGCTCTGCCCAGTTGAAGAGGATGGTGTGTGCTGaccatctcagaagggagagaagggggaggggggctaTGTCTCTGATCACAGTTTGCGGGGGCCAAATGCCTAGCAGAGCTGACTCACGCCGGCCCGCCCTGGCCTGATTCGGTCCTCAGGTTCTGCTCGGTTTATGCAAGCTGGAAGTTCTGGTTGGGTGCCACTGGCACACCCCCAGGGCTTTGTAAACGGTAACCTGCCTCTGCCCCAGATACAAGCCAAAAACCAAGAAGAATGTGTCTTaaccagggggtgggggtgggaagggtaggggtgtgggggtgggagggttgtCACAGGACTTTTCTGCTGGGCAGCGGCACAGGGGCCACTCGGGCTCCAGCAGCACAGTGCAGGAGACGTCTTCCTGAAGTAGTTCATCCCCGCCTGACTCAGGGTTTGTCCCCAGACCTCTTCTCTGAGGCCCCCAACGGCCGGGATGGTGACATCAGTGGGTTTGACCGGTAGGACAGAGGCAGTGGTCTTTGAGCTCCCGTCCCAATCAGGGACTTTGTTTAAACTCAGTCCTTCCCCAGTGGTCATCAGTGGCCCTGGAAAATGGTCCTTGTGAGATTTTAGATTGTTATAATCCCCCTCTTGTATAATGCTAATgcataatggtgaaggaaatttTACTTAAAGTAAATCAACAACTTGGcattcattttattgctgaatagtatcccattttGTGGATATACCACAAATTATATATCCATTCAGCTGTGGATGGGCCTTTGGGTTGTGTCCAGTTTTTGTCTGTAGACTGGAGTTTGGACAAGTAGAAGATCTTCAAGGCCCCTTCCTTTCACCATCTCCTCACCCAGAGCTCAAATAGAGGGGACGACATTGAAAGTGGCTATTTGGAGACTCACCACATGGGGGCGATGAGATCCTATTTTGAACAAACCCAGAACTAACACTGCTCTTCAGGAAAAAGGTCTGCTTTTTTTCGGATCCATTTCCCAAACTTTATTCCACCTacttcttgtttttcatttatatttttaaagtggaaattgCAGAAATGCTCAACACTGTAcatctggaaacaacctaagtgctaCTCACAGCTTCTTCCTGCCCTGTGCAGTGTGATTACACTCACAGCTTTTCTATGTCATATACGTTTGACAGATGTGTGCTGACAATTGGAAACATTCACTATTGACCCAACCGCAAAATTAAACTGTGGATAAAAACATTTCCAAAGGCATAAGTAGGCATAATTGGTTGAAAATAaatcagatatttaaaaacaccaaaatatgttaaaacaagtcccatctttttctttaaatgtttcatgtATGATTTTTCCTATTGTGTGATCAATGGATCAAACACAtattaaaaaaccccacaaaacaaaaagaatgcaaCGCACACTCCAAGCCCATCCCACCCAGAGCGTATTATTGCTGATACTTTGGTGCATATCTAACgttgtctgcctgtctgtccagCCACCTATTTATCTGAATTTATGTTTTATACTGAGAATTGTTTTCTACGTTGCTTTTATCACTTAGTAATACATTGTGAACATCTTCCCACatcaattaacttttaaaaataaacattttcttttagaatagttttagatttacagaaaaactgcgaAGATGACAGAGTTCTCATACTCCCCACCTCCGGTTTTCTGTATTAGTCACAACTTAAAGTACATTTGATACATTTGTCCCAGTTAGTGAACCAATACTGGCACATTATTGTTACCTACAATCCACACTTactcagatttcctcagtttcctcctaatGACCTTTCTTCTCTTGCAGGATACTCGGCTCGTTTAGTTGTTACGGCTCCTTCGTTTCTCAGGCGCTCCTCGTTTTGGAGGACCTTGACGTGTGCGAGGAGTCCTGGTCAGATATTTCGTAGCCAGTTCCTGTCTTGGAACTTGCCTGTTTCTCTTACAATTAGACCAAAATTAGGGGGTTTTAGAAGGAAGACCACACAGGTGACGTGCCGTTCCCATCACATCAGATCAAAGGCACGCACTGTCACCTGGTTTGCCACGGCTGATGTTCACTTTAATCACCTGGTTGAGGAGGTGTTTGTCAGGCTGCTTCTCTGTGAAGTTACtcatttccccccctttttttttctttccagaaagttCTGTGCAGAGCCCACAGTTAAGGAGTGGGGAGTTATGCTTCCTTTCCCTGAGGGTGGGCTGTCTACATAagttgtttgaaatttttaataaataaacttactgcaatctaaaaaagaaaataacccaaatga
Proteins encoded:
- the LOC135322404 gene encoding thiol S-methyltransferase TMT1B-like, coding for MDALVRLLQLLVLLLTLPLHIMALLGFWEPLCKSYFPYLMAVLAAKTNRKMEGKKRELFSQIKGLAGASGKVALLELGCGTGANFQFYPSGCRITCLDPNPNFEKFLTKSMAENRHLKYERFVVAFGEDMKQLADGSMDVVVCTLVLCSVQSPRKVLQEVHRVLRPGGLFFFWEHVAEPRGSWAFLWQQVAEPTWKHIGDGCRLTRETWKDLESAQFSELQMERQPPPFKWLPVGPHIMGKAVK